The proteins below are encoded in one region of Brassica napus cultivar Da-Ae chromosome A6, Da-Ae, whole genome shotgun sequence:
- the LOC125610112 gene encoding signal recognition particle subunit SRP68, whose translation MGKKENEMSAMEIDDPKSDGSEQILPRFSMNVLQLMKTSQAQHGLRHGDYARYRRYCSARLRRLYKSLKFTHGRGKYTRRAMLESTVTDVRFLHVVFYMTERAWSHAMDKRQLPDGPNARQRIYLIGRLRKAVKWASLFSSLCSNKTDSRTSLEAEAYASYMKGTLLFEQDQNWETALACFRNARAVYEELGKYGDLENQVLCRERVEELEPSIEYCKHKIGKSNLQTSELLQIGEMEGPALDLFKAKIEAAMEEARSQQAASLTEFNWLGYRFPVSNPKSRVSILKAQDFEKELQGPAAESLPAEKKLTIYDKLFTAYHDARNTIRSDLVSAGNAESVKDDLNGLDKAVGAVLGQRTIERNQLLVKIAKSKLNKKRDDKTEKVTKPEELVRLYDLLLQNVADLSDLISSGRDRKPEEIAFEEECQRKSLAFRAERCFYLAKSYSLAGKRVEAYALYCRARSLAEDALSKFQSIANKDEGTIQELKALDKECRANSCIEHATGIMEEEKAPEKLSKKISTISLNDTATKVEKYLVDKLEVYESAVGDANTKMAPKIERFPPAFQSIPRNPIVLDLAYNCIEFPVLDERKKKVQRGFISRLWG comes from the exons ATGGGGAAGAAGGAGAACGAGATGTCAGCAATGGAGATCGACGATCCCAAATCGGACGGCTCTGAACAGATCCTTCCGAGGTTCTCGATGAATG TTCTGCAGCTGATGAAAACTTCTCAGGCGCAACATGGTCTGCGTCATGGTGACTATGCTCGCTATAG GAGGTATTGCTCAGCACGGTTGAGGAGGCTGTACAAGTCCTTGAAGTTTACTCATGGTCGTGGTAAATACACTCGGCGAGCCATGCTTGAATCAACTGTCACTGATGTTAG GTTTCTCCATGTGGTTTTCTATATGACGGAGAGAGCATGGAGCCATGCAATGGACAAAAGACAGCTACCGGATGGGCCTAATGCAAGGCAGCGGATATATTTAATTGGTAGGCTGAGGAAGGCAGTAAAATGGGCTTCGCTTTTCTCAAGTCTGTGCTCTAATAAGACGGACTCCAGGACATCTTTGGAAGCTGAG GCATATGCTTCCTATATGAAAGGCACCCTGTTGTTTGAGCAAGAtcaaaactgggaaactgcgTTGGCATGTTTCAGAAACGCCAG AGCTGTTTATGAGGAGCTCGGGAAATACGGTGATCTAGAGAACCAGGTTCTTTGTCGGGAACGGGTTGAGGAGCTTGAGCCAAGTATTGAATActgcaaacacaaaattggCAAATCAAACTTGCAGACATCTGAACTACTTCAGATTGGTGAGATGGAAGGTCCTGCGTTGGATCTTTTCAAAGCAAAGATAGAG GCTGCTATGGAAGAGGCCAGATCTCAACAAGCTGCATCTCTTACAGAGTTTAATTGGCTTGGCTACAGATTTCCAGTTTCCAACCCAAAATCTCGGGTTTCTATTTTAAAAG CCCAAGACTTTGAGAAGGAGCTACAGGGTCCAGCAGCAGAATCTCTCCCTGCAGAGAAAAAGCTGACcatatatgataaattattcACTGCATATCATGATGCGCGGAACACCATACGCAGTGACTTG GTAAGTGCAGGAAATGCTGAATCTGTCAAAGATGATCTAAATGGTCTGGACAAAGCTGTTGGAGCTGTGCTAGGACAAAGAACCATTGAAAGGAACCAGCTGTTGGTTAAAATAGCAAAGAGTAAACTGAACAAGAAACGTGATGATAAAACTGAAAAGGTTACTAAGCCTGAGGAACTTGTTCGATTGTATGACCTTCTGTTACAG aATGTCGCTGATCTTTCCGACCTCATTAGCTCTGGAAGAGACAGGAAACCCGAAGAGATTGCCTTCGAAGAAGAGTGTCAGCGCAAAAGCTTAGCCTTTCGTGCTGAAAG GTGCTTCTACTTGGCAAAGTCATATAGCCTAGCAGGAAAAAGGGTTGAAGCATATGCCTTATATTGTCGAGCTCGATCTCTTGCTGAAGATGCCCTGAGCAAGTTTCAGAGCATAGCAAACAAAGATGAG GGAACAATCCAGGAACTGAAGGCACTGGACAAAGAATGCAGAGCTAATAGTTGCATAGAACATGCGACCGGGATCATGGAGGAAGAGAAGGCGCCAGAGAAGCTGTCAAAGAAAATCTCAACGATATCACTAAACGATACAGCCACGAAG GTGGAGAAATACCTGGTAGATAAACTGGAGGTGTATGAATCAGCAGTTGGAGATGCAAACACAAAAATGGCCCCAAAGATCGAACGGTTCCCACCTGCATTCCAGTCTATACCTCGTAATCCAATTGTTCTAGACTTGGCCTACAATTGCATTGAGTTCCCAGTTCTTGACgaaaggaagaagaaagtcCAGAGAGGATTCATTAGTCGTCTctggggatga
- the LOC106347752 gene encoding ADP-ribosylation factor GTPase-activating protein AGD1-like isoform X3, with translation MHFAKLDDSPMFRQQMQCMEESADLLGMRCLRFYKDCTKYTEGLGEGYDGDIDFVNALESFGGGHNDPIGVAFGGPVMTKFTVALREIGTYKEVLRSEVEHILNDRLVQFVNVDVQEIKEARKRFDKASITYDQAREKFLSLRKSTRLDVAATIEEDLHSARAAFEQARFHLVSALSNAEAKKRFEFLEAVSGTVDAHLRFFKQGYELLQQMEPFINQVLSYAHQSREFTDYEMASLNERMQEYKRQVDRETRNLNGSPTGDGMRHNSRSSQKVIEAVMQSAAKGKVQTIRQGYLSKRSSNLRGDWKRRFFILDSRGMLYYYRKPWNWSSGNGNRSSVHKNMTSENSPGLLSRWLSSHYHDEKPVARLTVNLLTSTIKVDADQTDLRFCFRIISPTKVYTLQAENAQDQMDWIEKITGVTTSLLSFQTPERTIMRLSTMDGDTFSASESGSVADLYDIEHAEIGESTVEHNHHITGGNRTRFSGCLQQHDMVAKPIDVLTKVLGNEKCADCGAPEPDWASLNLGVLICIECSGIHRNLGVHISKVRSLTLDVKVWEPSVLTLFQSLGNVYVNSVWEELLNSESRSSGTPMSDRPTRKFLARKPGLSDPISVKELFIHAKYSERIFVRKETDSLHFPAVFQEIWENVRANDKKSVYKHIVCSQTDVNALRGQATYTVSLSLWKMMQLEAKEETLKAKIKRIEEEFQENPEGYSDSKLEGEESMVREETSKDCSLLHLACLYADIGMVELLLQYGAKINATDSKGRTPLHHCIISRRYAIARLLLMRGGDPNAVDKESNTPVKYALETEVNDSELIALLTDSKR, from the exons ATGCATTTCGCTAAGCTCGATGATTCCCCCATGTTTCGTCAACAg ATGCAATGTATGGAAGAGAGTGCAGACTTGCTGGGGATGCGATGCTTAAGGTTCTACAAAGACTGCacaaaatacac aGAGGGACTCGGAGAAGGGTATGATGGAGATATTGACTTTGTAAATGCACTTGAATCTTTCGGCGGTGGCCATAATGATCCCATCGGCGTTGCTTTTGGAG gTCCTGTAATGACAAAGTTTACTGTTGCTCTTCGAGAAATTGGGACATACAAGGAAGTTCTTCGTTCCGAG GTAGAGCATATTCTGAATGACCGGTTGGTTCAGTTTGTGAATGTTGATGTCCAAGAAATTAAG GAAGCACGTAAACGCTTTGACAAAGCCTCCATTACATACGACCAG GCACGAGAGAAATTTCTGTCATTAAGAAAGAGTACGCGACTGGATGTGGCTGCAACAATCGAGGAG GACCTACATAGCGCAAGAGCGGCATTTGAGCAAGCCCGGTTTCATCTG GTTAGTGCACTCTCTAATGCGGAAGCTAAAAAGCGATTTGAGTTTTTGGAAGCAGTCAGCGGGACAGTGGATGCTCATCTCCGTTTCTTCAAACAG GGATATGAGCTACTACAACAAATGGAGCCTTTTATTAATCAG GTGTTGAGTTATGCACACCAGTCTAGAGAATTTACAGACTATGAAATGGCATCACTTAACGAAAGGATGCAGGAGTACAAAAGGCAAGTTGATCGAGAAACTAGAAACTTAAATGGTTCGCCAACAGGGGATGGCATGAGACACAACTCAAGAAGCTCACAAAAAGTCATTGAGGCCGTCATGCAATCTGCTGCTAAAGGAAAG GTTCAGACTATAAGACAAGGGTATCTGTCTAAACGTTCGTCAAACTTGAGAGGTGACTGGAAAAGAAGGTTCTTTATCCTTGATAGCCGTGGGATGCTATACTATTACCGCAAGCCATGGAATTGGTCTTCT GGAAATGGAAACAGGTCTTCTGTTCACAAGAATATGACTTCAGAAAACAGTCCCGGGCTGCTAAGTCGGTGGCTGTCTTCTCATTATCACGATGAAAAACCAGTTGCACGTCTCACTGTGAACCTGCTTACCTCAACTATCAAAGTTGATGCGGACCAGACGGATCTAAGATTCTGCTTTCGGATTATTTCGCCTACAAAAGTCTACACATTGCAGGCAGAGAATGCGCAAGATCAGATGGACTGGATTGAGAAGATAACTGGAGTTACTACTTCTTTGCTAAGTTTCCAGACACCTGAAAGAACAATCATG CGTCTTTCTACAATGGACGGAGATACTTTCTCCGCAAGTGAGTCCGGTTCTGTAGCAGATCTATATGATATCGAGCATGCGGAAATTGGAGAATCCACTGTGGAACATAATCATCACATAACAGGAGGAAACCGTACGAGGTTCTCAGGGTGCTTGCAGCAACATGATATGGTGGCAAAGCCAATTGATGTCTTGACCAAAGTATTGGGGAATGAGAAATGTGCAGATTGTGGTGCTCCTGAACCTGATTGGGCCTCTTTGAACCTCGGTGTCCTCATATGTATTGAATGTTCGGGTATACATCGTAACCTTGGTGTTCACATTTCGAAG GTCAGATCGCTCACGCTTGATGTTAAAGTATGGGAACCATCGGTCTTGACGTTGTTCCAGTCGTTAGGTAACGTATATGTAAACTCTGTGTGGGAGGAGTTGTTGAACTCAGAGAGTAGATCTTCAGG cacTCCCATGTCAGATCGACCAACAAGAAAGTTTCTTGCAAGGAAGCCTGGTCTCAGTGATCCCATATCTGTGAAAGAGCTGTTCATCCATGCAAAG TACTCAGAGAGGATATTTGTCCGGAAAGAAACAGACAGTCTGCATTTTCCGGCAGTTTTCCAAGAGATTTGGGAGAATGTGCGTGCCAACGACAAGAAATCAGTTTACAAACACATTGTCTGCTCTCAAACAGATGTGAATGCTCTACGTGGACAAGCAACGTACACGGTGTCTTTGTCCTTATGGAAGATGATGCAACTGGAAGCGAAGGAGGAAACACTCAAAGCCAAAATCAAGAGAATTGAAGAGGAGTTTCAGGAGAACCCTGAGGGATATTCTGACTCGAAACTGGAAGGGGAAGAAAGTATGGTCAGAGAAGAAACTTCAAAGGACTGCTCTTTGCTTCACCTCGCTTGTCTTTATGCTGATATCGGTATGGTGGAGTTGTTGCTTCAGTATGGTGCAAAGATAAATGCAACAGACTCAAAAGGTCGGACTCCACTTCACCACTGTATCATCAGCAGGAGATATGCAATTGCAAGGCTGCTACTTATGAG GGGAGGAGATCCAAATGCTGTGGATAAAGAGAGTAACACACCGGTCAAATATGCTTTAGAGACGGAAGTCAATGACAGCGAACTAATTGCATTATTAACAGACTCCAAAAGATGA
- the LOC106347752 gene encoding ADP-ribosylation factor GTPase-activating protein AGD1-like isoform X2: MHFAKLDDSPMFRQQMQCMEESADLLGMRCLRFYKDCTKYTEGLGEGYDGDIDFVNALESFGGGHNDPIGVAFGGPVMTKFTVALREIGTYKEVLRSEVEHILNDRLVQFVNVDVQEIKEARKRFDKASITYDQAREKFLSLRKSTRLDVAATIEEDLHSARAAFEQARFHLVSALSNAEAKKRFEFLEAVSGTVDAHLRFFKQGYELLQQMEPFINQVLSYAHQSREFTDYEMASLNERMQEYKRQVDRETRNLNGSPTGDGMRHNSRSSQKVIEAVMQSAAKGKVQTIRQGYLSKRSSNLRGDWKRRFFILDSRGMLYYYRKPWNWSSVSFKGNGNRSSVHKNMTSENSPGLLSRWLSSHYHDEKPVARLTVNLLTSTIKVDADQTDLRFCFRIISPTKVYTLQAENAQDQMDWIEKITGVTTSLLSFQTPERTIMRLSTMDGDTFSASESGSVADLYDIEHAEIGESTVEHNHHITGGNRTRFSGCLQQHDMVAKPIDVLTKVLGNEKCADCGAPEPDWASLNLGVLICIECSGIHRNLGVHISKVRSLTLDVKVWEPSVLTLFQSLGNVYVNSVWEELLNSESRSSGTPMSDRPTRKFLARKPGLSDPISVKELFIHAKYSERIFVRKETDSLHFPAVFQEIWENVRANDKKSVYKHIVCSQTDVNALRGQATYTVSLSLWKMMQLEAKEETLKAKIKRIEEEFQENPEGYSDSKLEGEESMVREETSKDCSLLHLACLYADIGMVELLLQYGAKINATDSKGRTPLHHCIISRRYAIARLLLMRGGDPNAVDKESNTPVKYALETEVNDSELIALLTDSKR, encoded by the exons ATGCATTTCGCTAAGCTCGATGATTCCCCCATGTTTCGTCAACAg ATGCAATGTATGGAAGAGAGTGCAGACTTGCTGGGGATGCGATGCTTAAGGTTCTACAAAGACTGCacaaaatacac aGAGGGACTCGGAGAAGGGTATGATGGAGATATTGACTTTGTAAATGCACTTGAATCTTTCGGCGGTGGCCATAATGATCCCATCGGCGTTGCTTTTGGAG gTCCTGTAATGACAAAGTTTACTGTTGCTCTTCGAGAAATTGGGACATACAAGGAAGTTCTTCGTTCCGAG GTAGAGCATATTCTGAATGACCGGTTGGTTCAGTTTGTGAATGTTGATGTCCAAGAAATTAAG GAAGCACGTAAACGCTTTGACAAAGCCTCCATTACATACGACCAG GCACGAGAGAAATTTCTGTCATTAAGAAAGAGTACGCGACTGGATGTGGCTGCAACAATCGAGGAG GACCTACATAGCGCAAGAGCGGCATTTGAGCAAGCCCGGTTTCATCTG GTTAGTGCACTCTCTAATGCGGAAGCTAAAAAGCGATTTGAGTTTTTGGAAGCAGTCAGCGGGACAGTGGATGCTCATCTCCGTTTCTTCAAACAG GGATATGAGCTACTACAACAAATGGAGCCTTTTATTAATCAG GTGTTGAGTTATGCACACCAGTCTAGAGAATTTACAGACTATGAAATGGCATCACTTAACGAAAGGATGCAGGAGTACAAAAGGCAAGTTGATCGAGAAACTAGAAACTTAAATGGTTCGCCAACAGGGGATGGCATGAGACACAACTCAAGAAGCTCACAAAAAGTCATTGAGGCCGTCATGCAATCTGCTGCTAAAGGAAAG GTTCAGACTATAAGACAAGGGTATCTGTCTAAACGTTCGTCAAACTTGAGAGGTGACTGGAAAAGAAGGTTCTTTATCCTTGATAGCCGTGGGATGCTATACTATTACCGCAAGCCATGGAATTGGTCTTCTGTAAGTTTCAAA GGAAATGGAAACAGGTCTTCTGTTCACAAGAATATGACTTCAGAAAACAGTCCCGGGCTGCTAAGTCGGTGGCTGTCTTCTCATTATCACGATGAAAAACCAGTTGCACGTCTCACTGTGAACCTGCTTACCTCAACTATCAAAGTTGATGCGGACCAGACGGATCTAAGATTCTGCTTTCGGATTATTTCGCCTACAAAAGTCTACACATTGCAGGCAGAGAATGCGCAAGATCAGATGGACTGGATTGAGAAGATAACTGGAGTTACTACTTCTTTGCTAAGTTTCCAGACACCTGAAAGAACAATCATG CGTCTTTCTACAATGGACGGAGATACTTTCTCCGCAAGTGAGTCCGGTTCTGTAGCAGATCTATATGATATCGAGCATGCGGAAATTGGAGAATCCACTGTGGAACATAATCATCACATAACAGGAGGAAACCGTACGAGGTTCTCAGGGTGCTTGCAGCAACATGATATGGTGGCAAAGCCAATTGATGTCTTGACCAAAGTATTGGGGAATGAGAAATGTGCAGATTGTGGTGCTCCTGAACCTGATTGGGCCTCTTTGAACCTCGGTGTCCTCATATGTATTGAATGTTCGGGTATACATCGTAACCTTGGTGTTCACATTTCGAAG GTCAGATCGCTCACGCTTGATGTTAAAGTATGGGAACCATCGGTCTTGACGTTGTTCCAGTCGTTAGGTAACGTATATGTAAACTCTGTGTGGGAGGAGTTGTTGAACTCAGAGAGTAGATCTTCAGG cacTCCCATGTCAGATCGACCAACAAGAAAGTTTCTTGCAAGGAAGCCTGGTCTCAGTGATCCCATATCTGTGAAAGAGCTGTTCATCCATGCAAAG TACTCAGAGAGGATATTTGTCCGGAAAGAAACAGACAGTCTGCATTTTCCGGCAGTTTTCCAAGAGATTTGGGAGAATGTGCGTGCCAACGACAAGAAATCAGTTTACAAACACATTGTCTGCTCTCAAACAGATGTGAATGCTCTACGTGGACAAGCAACGTACACGGTGTCTTTGTCCTTATGGAAGATGATGCAACTGGAAGCGAAGGAGGAAACACTCAAAGCCAAAATCAAGAGAATTGAAGAGGAGTTTCAGGAGAACCCTGAGGGATATTCTGACTCGAAACTGGAAGGGGAAGAAAGTATGGTCAGAGAAGAAACTTCAAAGGACTGCTCTTTGCTTCACCTCGCTTGTCTTTATGCTGATATCGGTATGGTGGAGTTGTTGCTTCAGTATGGTGCAAAGATAAATGCAACAGACTCAAAAGGTCGGACTCCACTTCACCACTGTATCATCAGCAGGAGATATGCAATTGCAAGGCTGCTACTTATGAG GGGAGGAGATCCAAATGCTGTGGATAAAGAGAGTAACACACCGGTCAAATATGCTTTAGAGACGGAAGTCAATGACAGCGAACTAATTGCATTATTAACAGACTCCAAAAGATGA
- the LOC106347752 gene encoding ADP-ribosylation factor GTPase-activating protein AGD1-like isoform X1, which produces MHFAKLDDSPMFRQQMQCMEESADLLGMRCLRFYKDCTKYTEGLGEGYDGDIDFVNALESFGGGHNDPIGVAFGGTYLSFFFFLKSHYLKEISSFFFPSGPVMTKFTVALREIGTYKEVLRSEVEHILNDRLVQFVNVDVQEIKEARKRFDKASITYDQAREKFLSLRKSTRLDVAATIEEDLHSARAAFEQARFHLVSALSNAEAKKRFEFLEAVSGTVDAHLRFFKQGYELLQQMEPFINQVLSYAHQSREFTDYEMASLNERMQEYKRQVDRETRNLNGSPTGDGMRHNSRSSQKVIEAVMQSAAKGKVQTIRQGYLSKRSSNLRGDWKRRFFILDSRGMLYYYRKPWNWSSGNGNRSSVHKNMTSENSPGLLSRWLSSHYHDEKPVARLTVNLLTSTIKVDADQTDLRFCFRIISPTKVYTLQAENAQDQMDWIEKITGVTTSLLSFQTPERTIMRLSTMDGDTFSASESGSVADLYDIEHAEIGESTVEHNHHITGGNRTRFSGCLQQHDMVAKPIDVLTKVLGNEKCADCGAPEPDWASLNLGVLICIECSGIHRNLGVHISKVRSLTLDVKVWEPSVLTLFQSLGNVYVNSVWEELLNSESRSSGTPMSDRPTRKFLARKPGLSDPISVKELFIHAKYSERIFVRKETDSLHFPAVFQEIWENVRANDKKSVYKHIVCSQTDVNALRGQATYTVSLSLWKMMQLEAKEETLKAKIKRIEEEFQENPEGYSDSKLEGEESMVREETSKDCSLLHLACLYADIGMVELLLQYGAKINATDSKGRTPLHHCIISRRYAIARLLLMRGGDPNAVDKESNTPVKYALETEVNDSELIALLTDSKR; this is translated from the exons ATGCATTTCGCTAAGCTCGATGATTCCCCCATGTTTCGTCAACAg ATGCAATGTATGGAAGAGAGTGCAGACTTGCTGGGGATGCGATGCTTAAGGTTCTACAAAGACTGCacaaaatacac aGAGGGACTCGGAGAAGGGTATGATGGAGATATTGACTTTGTAAATGCACTTGAATCTTTCGGCGGTGGCCATAATGATCCCATCGGCGTTGCTTTTGGAGGTACTtacctctctttcttctttttcctcaaaTCTCATTATCTCAAGGAgataagttcttttttttttccttcaggTCCTGTAATGACAAAGTTTACTGTTGCTCTTCGAGAAATTGGGACATACAAGGAAGTTCTTCGTTCCGAG GTAGAGCATATTCTGAATGACCGGTTGGTTCAGTTTGTGAATGTTGATGTCCAAGAAATTAAG GAAGCACGTAAACGCTTTGACAAAGCCTCCATTACATACGACCAG GCACGAGAGAAATTTCTGTCATTAAGAAAGAGTACGCGACTGGATGTGGCTGCAACAATCGAGGAG GACCTACATAGCGCAAGAGCGGCATTTGAGCAAGCCCGGTTTCATCTG GTTAGTGCACTCTCTAATGCGGAAGCTAAAAAGCGATTTGAGTTTTTGGAAGCAGTCAGCGGGACAGTGGATGCTCATCTCCGTTTCTTCAAACAG GGATATGAGCTACTACAACAAATGGAGCCTTTTATTAATCAG GTGTTGAGTTATGCACACCAGTCTAGAGAATTTACAGACTATGAAATGGCATCACTTAACGAAAGGATGCAGGAGTACAAAAGGCAAGTTGATCGAGAAACTAGAAACTTAAATGGTTCGCCAACAGGGGATGGCATGAGACACAACTCAAGAAGCTCACAAAAAGTCATTGAGGCCGTCATGCAATCTGCTGCTAAAGGAAAG GTTCAGACTATAAGACAAGGGTATCTGTCTAAACGTTCGTCAAACTTGAGAGGTGACTGGAAAAGAAGGTTCTTTATCCTTGATAGCCGTGGGATGCTATACTATTACCGCAAGCCATGGAATTGGTCTTCT GGAAATGGAAACAGGTCTTCTGTTCACAAGAATATGACTTCAGAAAACAGTCCCGGGCTGCTAAGTCGGTGGCTGTCTTCTCATTATCACGATGAAAAACCAGTTGCACGTCTCACTGTGAACCTGCTTACCTCAACTATCAAAGTTGATGCGGACCAGACGGATCTAAGATTCTGCTTTCGGATTATTTCGCCTACAAAAGTCTACACATTGCAGGCAGAGAATGCGCAAGATCAGATGGACTGGATTGAGAAGATAACTGGAGTTACTACTTCTTTGCTAAGTTTCCAGACACCTGAAAGAACAATCATG CGTCTTTCTACAATGGACGGAGATACTTTCTCCGCAAGTGAGTCCGGTTCTGTAGCAGATCTATATGATATCGAGCATGCGGAAATTGGAGAATCCACTGTGGAACATAATCATCACATAACAGGAGGAAACCGTACGAGGTTCTCAGGGTGCTTGCAGCAACATGATATGGTGGCAAAGCCAATTGATGTCTTGACCAAAGTATTGGGGAATGAGAAATGTGCAGATTGTGGTGCTCCTGAACCTGATTGGGCCTCTTTGAACCTCGGTGTCCTCATATGTATTGAATGTTCGGGTATACATCGTAACCTTGGTGTTCACATTTCGAAG GTCAGATCGCTCACGCTTGATGTTAAAGTATGGGAACCATCGGTCTTGACGTTGTTCCAGTCGTTAGGTAACGTATATGTAAACTCTGTGTGGGAGGAGTTGTTGAACTCAGAGAGTAGATCTTCAGG cacTCCCATGTCAGATCGACCAACAAGAAAGTTTCTTGCAAGGAAGCCTGGTCTCAGTGATCCCATATCTGTGAAAGAGCTGTTCATCCATGCAAAG TACTCAGAGAGGATATTTGTCCGGAAAGAAACAGACAGTCTGCATTTTCCGGCAGTTTTCCAAGAGATTTGGGAGAATGTGCGTGCCAACGACAAGAAATCAGTTTACAAACACATTGTCTGCTCTCAAACAGATGTGAATGCTCTACGTGGACAAGCAACGTACACGGTGTCTTTGTCCTTATGGAAGATGATGCAACTGGAAGCGAAGGAGGAAACACTCAAAGCCAAAATCAAGAGAATTGAAGAGGAGTTTCAGGAGAACCCTGAGGGATATTCTGACTCGAAACTGGAAGGGGAAGAAAGTATGGTCAGAGAAGAAACTTCAAAGGACTGCTCTTTGCTTCACCTCGCTTGTCTTTATGCTGATATCGGTATGGTGGAGTTGTTGCTTCAGTATGGTGCAAAGATAAATGCAACAGACTCAAAAGGTCGGACTCCACTTCACCACTGTATCATCAGCAGGAGATATGCAATTGCAAGGCTGCTACTTATGAG GGGAGGAGATCCAAATGCTGTGGATAAAGAGAGTAACACACCGGTCAAATATGCTTTAGAGACGGAAGTCAATGACAGCGAACTAATTGCATTATTAACAGACTCCAAAAGATGA